The following is a genomic window from Terriglobia bacterium.
GTCATCCCCGGGCACCAGATCGTGGGGGTCATCGAAGGGTCGGGTAGCGCAAGAGGAAAGTTTCCCCTGGGCGCCCGCGTGGGAATCCCCTGGCTGCACAAAACCTGCGGGACCTGCTTCTACTGCCGCGCTGACCGCGAAAATCTCTGTGACGCCCCCCAGTTCACCGGCTACTCCGCGGATGGCGGTTTCGCCCAATACACGCTGGCCCATGAAGACTTTGTTTACCCGCTACCCACGGGCTTTGACGATCTGCAAGCGGCTCCGCTGTTGTGCGCGGGAATCATCGGCTTCCGTTGCCTGCGCGTCTCCGGCCTGCCCCCGCGCGGCAACCTGGGCATTTACGGATTCGGGGCCGCTGGCCACGTCTGCATACAGGTGGCACGCCATTGGGGCGCGAAGGTCTTTGTTTGCACCCGCGAAGAGAAGCACCGCCGGCTGGCGCTCGAATTGGGCGCCGCCTGGGCCGGAGGGGCCATGGCCGAACCGCCGGAGAAGCTCGACGC
Proteins encoded in this region:
- a CDS encoding zinc-dependent alcohol dehydrogenase family protein, translating into MKALVLNSPAPVETNPLVLRDVAVPVPGEGQVLVRVTACGICRTDLHVVEGELTPRKAPVIPGHQIVGVIEGSGSARGKFPLGARVGIPWLHKTCGTCFYCRADRENLCDAPQFTGYSADGGFAQYTLAHEDFVYPLPTGFDDLQAAPLLCAGIIGFRCLRVSGLPPRGNLGIYGFGAAGHVCIQVARHWGAKVFVCTREEKHRRLALELGAAWAGGAMAEPPEKLDASIIFAPAGELVPPALQALRKGGTLVLGGIHMSPVPSFPYQLIYQERSIRSVANNTRSDGHDFLRLAPEIPIHTETQVFPLEAANQALNALKHDGIRGAAVLQI